A single Bacteroidota bacterium DNA region contains:
- a CDS encoding flavin reductase produces MNIEAYFKITYGLYVVSSVSDNKTNGYIANAVFQVTAEPAQFAIACNKDNFTAGLIKQSRVFAISVLQRDAKAEITKAFGYTSGKESNKFGNLKFKTDKTGAPILIEDSIAWFECEVVQELDVGSHILFIGKVDDGDLLDADKEPLTYAHYREVRKGMAPKNAPTYISEEKLKASLAKMDEGLFQCPVCSYVYDPEKGDILNDIPPGTRFEDLPDDWVCPICGTEKAEFYKKLK; encoded by the coding sequence ATGAATATAGAAGCTTACTTTAAGATTACATATGGGCTTTATGTTGTAAGCTCTGTAAGCGATAATAAAACAAATGGTTATATAGCCAACGCTGTCTTTCAGGTGACTGCCGAACCAGCCCAGTTTGCCATCGCCTGTAACAAGGACAATTTCACTGCAGGCCTGATAAAACAAAGCAGGGTCTTTGCCATTTCTGTTCTTCAGAGAGACGCAAAAGCCGAAATAACCAAAGCATTCGGGTATACATCTGGCAAGGAGAGTAACAAATTCGGCAATTTGAAGTTTAAAACCGACAAAACCGGTGCACCAATACTGATTGAAGATTCGATCGCCTGGTTTGAATGTGAAGTCGTCCAGGAACTGGATGTCGGCTCACATATATTATTCATTGGAAAGGTGGATGATGGTGATTTGCTCGATGCTGATAAAGAACCCCTCACCTATGCTCACTATCGTGAAGTCAGGAAAGGTATGGCACCGAAAAATGCTCCGACCTATATCAGTGAGGAGAAGCTGAAGGCTTCACTCGCAAAGATGGATGAGGGCCTGTTTCAATGTCCTGTATGCAGTTATGTTTATGATCCCGAAAAAGGTGATATTCTGAACGATATCCCGCCAGGCACCCGTTTTGAAGATTTACCGGATGACTGGGTATGCCCAATCTGCGGAACTGAAAAAGCAGAATTTTACAAAAAACTTAAATAA
- a CDS encoding rubrerythrin family protein — protein sequence MEKNIKGTRTEQNLLKAFAGESQARNRYEFFAKIAKNEGYEQISAIFQKTADQEKEHAKRFFKFLMGGEAEITASYPAGKLGLTAENLKAAAMGENEEWTMLYPGFAEIAMEEGFSEVSVAFKMIAKVEAEHEKRYLKLLKNLDDGTVFQKKEKVRWVCRNCGYIHEGEKALEKCSACLHPKAYFELAEENY from the coding sequence ATGGAAAAGAATATCAAAGGAACCCGCACAGAGCAGAACCTGCTGAAAGCATTTGCAGGTGAGTCACAGGCACGAAACAGGTATGAATTTTTTGCCAAGATTGCCAAAAACGAAGGCTATGAGCAAATCAGCGCCATCTTTCAGAAAACAGCCGACCAGGAGAAAGAGCATGCAAAACGGTTTTTTAAATTTCTTATGGGTGGTGAAGCCGAAATTACAGCCTCCTACCCTGCCGGAAAATTAGGATTGACAGCCGAAAACCTGAAAGCTGCAGCCATGGGAGAAAACGAAGAATGGACAATGCTTTACCCCGGATTTGCAGAAATAGCCATGGAAGAAGGATTCTCTGAGGTTTCGGTAGCCTTTAAAATGATTGCTAAAGTTGAGGCCGAGCATGAAAAAAGATACCTGAAATTACTGAAAAACTTGGATGATGGAACCGTTTTCCAAAAGAAGGAAAAAGTACGTTGGGTTTGCAGGAATTGCGGCTATATTCATGAAGGAGAAAAAGCCCTGGAGAAATGCTCGGCATGCCTGCATCCAAAGGCCTACTTTGAATTAGCTGAAGAGAATTATTAA
- a CDS encoding carbon starvation protein A, with the protein MNAMPLLIGAIAVFVLAYRFYFSFIAAKVAVADETRLTPAVRLYDRQNYHPMSKWVLFGHHFAAIAGAGPLVGPVLAVQFGFFPGFLWMLIGAVMAGAVHDYIILLASVRHDGKSLAEIARTEISKISGFTSSVAVILIIIVALAGLGLVVVNALAESSWGTFTIAVTIPIALFMGVWMFVFRKGRITEATIIGVIFLTLAVILGKYIPGSSFAHWFTFDRKTLTLLLAGYGFLASVLPVWLLLAPRDYLSSIMKLSVVFMLAVGIIIVAPDLKMPAFTSFTHGGGPIIPGTLFPYLFITIACGAVSGFHSLVSSGTTPKMISSESHIKPIAVGAMLSEGIVSILALIAASSLFPLDYFQINVSPEKFEQILPALKAMGFNTSALPELSAEVGEQIAGRTGGAVSLAVGMAQIFSSIPGLKGLMSYWYHFAIMFEALFILTTIDAGTRIARFLLQEFTGRFYKPFGNAKWIPGNLITSAVIVFSWGYFIYTGSVTTIWPMFGTANQLLATAALAVGTSFIINRGKAKYAWVTIIPMCFVGVTTLTAGWKNITGIYLPQIADIQSRVQGIINFSLTVLIMSCVLIIFIDALPKWFRQSGIKHVNLKSQ; encoded by the coding sequence ATGAATGCGATGCCCTTGCTGATAGGTGCGATTGCTGTATTTGTGCTTGCCTATCGTTTTTACTTCAGTTTCATCGCCGCTAAGGTAGCAGTGGCGGATGAAACAAGGCTTACACCTGCAGTGCGACTTTATGACAGGCAAAATTATCATCCCATGAGCAAATGGGTTCTGTTCGGGCATCATTTTGCTGCCATAGCAGGTGCAGGTCCGCTGGTGGGGCCGGTACTGGCAGTGCAATTCGGTTTCTTTCCGGGATTTCTCTGGATGCTGATAGGCGCTGTAATGGCAGGGGCTGTTCATGATTATATCATCTTGCTGGCATCCGTGCGCCACGATGGTAAATCCCTTGCTGAGATCGCCAGAACAGAGATCAGTAAGATAAGTGGTTTTACCTCCTCCGTGGCTGTCATTCTTATCATTATCGTCGCTCTGGCCGGCCTTGGTCTCGTTGTTGTCAATGCTTTGGCAGAGAGCTCATGGGGAACATTTACAATTGCTGTTACAATACCAATAGCTCTGTTCATGGGAGTGTGGATGTTTGTTTTTCGTAAGGGGCGCATAACGGAGGCCACTATCATTGGCGTCATTTTCCTGACACTGGCTGTCATATTGGGCAAGTATATTCCAGGATCATCATTTGCCCACTGGTTCACTTTTGATAGAAAAACGCTCACTCTCCTCCTTGCGGGATATGGATTCCTGGCATCTGTCTTACCTGTCTGGCTTCTGCTTGCTCCACGGGATTATCTGAGTTCAATCATGAAATTGTCAGTTGTGTTTATGCTGGCTGTCGGTATCATCATCGTGGCACCTGATCTTAAAATGCCTGCTTTTACTTCATTCACTCACGGCGGTGGGCCGATCATACCCGGCACGTTATTTCCTTATCTGTTTATAACCATTGCCTGCGGGGCTGTATCCGGCTTCCACTCCCTGGTCAGCTCAGGAACCACTCCCAAAATGATTTCAAGTGAATCACACATTAAGCCAATAGCTGTTGGTGCCATGCTATCCGAAGGGATTGTCAGCATACTGGCTCTTATTGCAGCCTCAAGCCTTTTTCCGCTGGATTATTTCCAAATCAATGTATCGCCGGAAAAATTCGAACAGATACTTCCGGCATTAAAGGCAATGGGATTTAATACATCAGCTCTTCCTGAATTATCGGCTGAGGTAGGGGAACAAATAGCAGGCCGTACTGGTGGGGCTGTTTCCCTTGCTGTAGGCATGGCACAAATATTTTCGTCTATCCCGGGGCTGAAAGGCCTGATGTCGTATTGGTACCATTTTGCTATCATGTTCGAGGCACTTTTTATTCTCACTACGATAGATGCAGGCACGCGTATAGCACGTTTTCTTTTACAGGAGTTTACAGGCCGGTTTTATAAGCCCTTCGGCAATGCAAAATGGATACCCGGGAACCTGATCACCAGCGCAGTCATTGTTTTTTCATGGGGCTATTTCATATATACAGGCAGTGTGACTACTATATGGCCGATGTTTGGCACTGCGAACCAGTTACTTGCCACAGCAGCTCTTGCAGTTGGCACTTCTTTCATCATCAACAGGGGCAAGGCCAAATATGCCTGGGTTACTATCATACCCATGTGCTTTGTTGGTGTTACTACACTTACGGCCGGATGGAAAAACATTACAGGTATTTACTTACCGCAAATTGCTGACATACAATCAAGAGTGCAGGGAATCATAAATTTTTCGCTCACTGTGCTGATTATGTCATGCGTTTTGATTATATTTATCGATGCTTTGCCAAAATGGTTCAGGCAGTCAGGGATTAAGCATGTCAACCTGAAGTCACAATAA
- a CDS encoding class I SAM-dependent methyltransferase: protein MSIHVCPIWLSFSLDNFIRRCFHNPKNILKEYIRPGFIVADIGCGPGYFSIPLAQMVSEKGVVLAVDIQEKMLLKTKKNAEKNHVDHIIKLVKCQPDNLQVGEKTDFLLTFWMVHEVQDIPHLFDQISKIMKPGSLYLLCEPKIHVNGESYQKMIAMAEKAGLKPLREIKIRLSRSMLFTL, encoded by the coding sequence ATGAGCATTCATGTATGCCCGATATGGTTGTCCTTCTCATTGGATAACTTTATCAGAAGGTGTTTCCATAATCCGAAGAATATCTTAAAAGAATATATCAGGCCCGGATTCATAGTAGCCGATATCGGCTGTGGACCAGGCTATTTTTCCATACCTCTGGCACAGATGGTCAGCGAAAAGGGAGTAGTCCTGGCTGTCGATATACAGGAGAAAATGCTCCTGAAAACCAAGAAAAACGCTGAAAAAAATCATGTAGATCATATAATTAAACTGGTTAAATGCCAACCCGATAATTTACAGGTCGGCGAAAAAACAGATTTCTTGCTGACATTCTGGATGGTTCATGAAGTGCAGGATATTCCCCATCTATTTGACCAGATATCTAAAATAATGAAACCAGGCTCACTGTACCTGTTATGTGAACCCAAAATACATGTTAATGGTGAAAGTTATCAAAAGATGATCGCCATGGCTGAAAAGGCTGGCTTGAAACCCTTAAGGGAAATAAAAATCCGGTTAAGCCGCAGCATGCTGTTTACGCTGTAA
- a CDS encoding RNA-binding protein has translation MNIFVSNLSFRVSSEDLKQLFDEYGEVTSAKVITDKFSGRSRGFGFVEMKNDEEGKKAIEELNQAEFDGKVISVSIAKPRTERRDSPGGERRNFSRY, from the coding sequence ATGAACATTTTTGTTTCAAATTTAAGTTTCAGAGTTAGCAGTGAAGACTTAAAGCAGTTATTTGACGAGTATGGCGAAGTAACATCAGCCAAAGTGATTACCGATAAATTTTCGGGCAGATCAAGAGGTTTCGGATTCGTTGAGATGAAAAACGATGAAGAAGGTAAGAAAGCCATTGAAGAATTGAACCAAGCAGAATTTGATGGCAAAGTCATTTCCGTATCGATAGCTAAACCTAGAACAGAACGGAGAGATAGTCCAGGCGGCGAAAGACGTAATTTCAGCCGATATTGA
- a CDS encoding TonB-dependent receptor, which yields MKKIIFITIILSIAFMPLKAQVLKQDTISKTVQLDEVVISANKVEENKRYVAQQVQTIPIRQIKYLNLQSTAELIQNSGTVTMQKSQQGGGSPVIRGFEASRVLLMIDGVRMNNLIYRIGHLQNVITADQNTFERVEILFGPSSTVYGSDALGGVIHFFTKDPLLAGESQKLNFTGNAFARYGTANNEMTGHLDLNFGTRKFGSLTSFTYSDFGDLLMGGNPNPFYNTFGQRIHYAERIDGKDSLVANNNILLQRQSAYSQYDLLQKFLYQPNQDISHLINIQLSNSSDIPRYDRLTDPKGEGLKYAEWFYGPQFRLLTAYDMNVSNRLEFNNIHLNISYQNIEESRHTRNFGKDNLTHRHEKVQVAGFNLDLTKNIRTNSIRFGIDGQYNTLKSTAFEEDIVSGETSPLDTRYPDGDNRMTLVGAYGTHTWQINDKFVLNDGIRVGYATLFSTFVDKTFFTFPFNEVNQNNLTYSGSLGLIFLPTQSWKFSVNGSTGFRVPNVDDLSKVFESTPGNVTVPNPDLKPEKTVNGDLNITRWCDEMFSWENVFYGTYFFDVIVKDTFLFDGQDSIMYDGTMSRVMANQNKENAFILGYSTTLKADLTDNFGLTASLNYTYGRIIGDSTNTPLDHIPPIFGRIGMTYKCCGFTSELFTNFNGWKRLKDYYLNGEDNEAYATPDGMPAWYTLNARVSYQASKYILLQAGVDNIFDIQYRTFASGINAPGRNLFVTVRVSF from the coding sequence ATGAAAAAAATCATCTTTATTACCATTATTCTATCGATAGCTTTTATGCCATTAAAAGCCCAGGTCCTTAAGCAGGACACTATAAGCAAGACTGTTCAGCTGGATGAAGTGGTTATTTCCGCAAACAAAGTGGAAGAGAATAAACGATATGTTGCACAGCAGGTTCAAACTATCCCAATACGTCAGATCAAATACCTCAATCTGCAAAGTACTGCAGAGCTCATCCAGAACAGTGGTACAGTAACTATGCAGAAAAGCCAGCAGGGTGGCGGAAGTCCTGTTATCCGTGGCTTTGAGGCCAGCCGGGTTTTACTCATGATCGATGGAGTCAGAATGAACAACCTCATATACCGTATCGGACATCTGCAAAATGTCATAACCGCCGACCAGAACACATTTGAGAGAGTCGAAATATTATTTGGGCCTTCGTCAACAGTTTATGGAAGCGATGCACTGGGCGGAGTTATCCATTTCTTTACAAAAGATCCATTGCTGGCCGGTGAGTCACAAAAACTCAATTTCACTGGCAATGCTTTTGCCCGGTATGGCACAGCCAATAATGAAATGACCGGCCATCTTGACCTGAATTTCGGCACCAGGAAATTCGGATCATTAACATCATTTACATATAGCGATTTTGGAGATTTGCTAATGGGTGGAAATCCTAATCCATTTTATAACACTTTTGGACAACGTATCCACTATGCTGAACGTATCGATGGAAAGGATTCGCTTGTAGCCAATAATAATATTCTGCTGCAGAGGCAGAGTGCATATTCCCAGTATGATCTGCTGCAAAAATTCCTCTATCAGCCAAATCAGGATATTTCGCACCTTATCAATATTCAATTGTCAAACTCGTCGGATATTCCCCGGTATGACCGTCTGACCGATCCGAAAGGAGAAGGATTAAAATATGCTGAATGGTTTTACGGACCGCAATTCAGATTGCTGACAGCGTACGATATGAATGTTAGTAACCGGCTTGAATTCAACAACATCCATCTCAATATAAGCTACCAGAATATTGAAGAAAGCCGGCACACACGTAATTTCGGAAAAGACAACCTGACCCACCGTCATGAAAAAGTGCAGGTGGCAGGGTTTAATCTTGATTTAACTAAAAATATCCGGACAAACAGTATCCGTTTCGGGATTGACGGTCAGTACAACACCCTAAAGTCGACGGCATTTGAGGAAGACATTGTCAGTGGAGAGACCTCACCTCTTGATACACGTTACCCCGATGGCGACAACCGGATGACGCTGGTCGGGGCCTATGGCACCCATACCTGGCAGATCAACGATAAATTTGTCCTGAATGATGGCATACGTGTGGGTTATGCAACACTATTTTCAACATTTGTCGATAAAACATTCTTCACCTTTCCATTCAATGAAGTAAATCAAAATAATCTGACCTATAGCGGCAGTCTGGGGCTCATCTTTCTACCTACCCAGTCCTGGAAGTTTTCTGTCAATGGCAGTACAGGTTTCAGAGTACCTAATGTGGATGACCTGAGCAAGGTCTTTGAATCAACCCCTGGTAACGTCACTGTTCCCAATCCTGATCTTAAACCTGAGAAAACCGTCAACGGGGACCTGAATATTACCAGATGGTGCGACGAAATGTTCAGCTGGGAAAATGTTTTCTATGGCACGTACTTTTTTGATGTTATTGTAAAGGATACATTCCTTTTCGATGGCCAGGATTCCATCATGTACGATGGCACCATGAGCCGTGTGATGGCCAACCAAAATAAAGAAAATGCATTTATCTTAGGCTATTCTACGACACTAAAAGCTGATCTGACTGATAATTTCGGTCTGACAGCATCCTTAAATTATACTTACGGCCGCATAATCGGTGACAGCACTAACACCCCACTCGACCACATACCGCCTATTTTCGGAAGAATCGGGATGACATATAAATGTTGTGGATTCACATCGGAGTTGTTTACCAACTTCAATGGTTGGAAACGTCTGAAAGATTATTATCTGAATGGTGAGGACAATGAGGCATATGCCACGCCGGATGGAATGCCCGCATGGTATACCCTCAATGCAAGAGTATCGTACCAGGCCAGCAAATACATTTTGCTGCAGGCTGGTGTCGACAATATTTTTGATATACAATACCGGACATTCGCTTCAGGCATAAATGCGCCTGGAAGAAATCTGTTCGTTACAGTAAGAGTTAGTTTCTGA
- a CDS encoding cupin domain-containing protein, with protein MDKTELEKSKAHIIVEIIEYVPNSVVCKTILKKSTGNISVMSFDSGEGLTEKTTPFDTFAQIIEGKAELVIDGTSMLLETGQSIIIPAHKSNLIKANGRFKMIQTVIKSGYE; from the coding sequence ATGGATAAGACAGAACTTGAAAAATCAAAAGCGCACATCATAGTAGAAATAATTGAGTATGTTCCTAATTCGGTCGTCTGCAAAACGATTCTAAAAAAATCAACAGGAAATATCAGCGTAATGTCATTTGACAGTGGCGAAGGGTTAACAGAAAAAACCACTCCCTTTGACACCTTCGCCCAAATCATTGAAGGTAAAGCTGAGCTCGTAATTGACGGAACTTCCATGTTACTTGAAACAGGTCAGTCCATTATTATACCTGCTCATAAATCCAATCTCATAAAAGCAAACGGACGCTTTAAAATGATTCAGACCGTAATCAAAAGCGGTTACGAATAA
- a CDS encoding lmo0937 family membrane protein, translated as MRNLLYVIAVILVVAWAIGYIRYDAGGIIHILLVIAIIAVILRIIQGRRSN; from the coding sequence ATGCGAAATTTACTTTATGTCATAGCCGTAATCTTGGTTGTCGCATGGGCAATTGGTTATATTAGGTACGATGCCGGCGGCATCATACACATTCTTCTTGTTATTGCAATTATTGCAGTAATACTTAGGATTATTCAAGGTAGGAGATCAAATTAA
- a CDS encoding YtxH domain-containing protein, with the protein MSSGKVLLGVLAGVAVGALLGILFAPDKGSETRKKISKKGEDYAEALKEKFNEFLDSISEKFEQVKEEVYDFAEQEQAKSDEVKKDVKTAKG; encoded by the coding sequence ATGAGCTCAGGAAAAGTATTATTAGGCGTCTTGGCTGGCGTTGCTGTCGGTGCATTGTTAGGGATATTATTTGCCCCAGATAAAGGTTCGGAAACCCGAAAAAAAATATCAAAAAAGGGAGAGGACTATGCGGAGGCATTAAAAGAAAAATTCAATGAATTTCTTGACAGTATCTCCGAAAAATTTGAACAGGTAAAAGAAGAAGTTTACGATTTCGCTGAACAAGAACAGGCCAAATCAGATGAAGTAAAAAAGGACGTGAAAACTGCCAAGGGTTGA
- a CDS encoding AI-2E family transporter, whose amino-acid sequence MIIKEIKLPFYAKAIFLFIGLFALLTVLYIARGIIVPLIFALIIAILLHPVVNFFVRLRINRVVAIVITLILTFLVIAAFGGFLFAQARRFSESWPMLVDKFTGMLNQAIAWASGYFDIDPQEINEWITKTKGEIINTSSAAIGKTLINVGNGLVILFLVPVYVFMILFYQPLLLEFIRRVFGKSNQSHVSEIVTQTKTVIQRYLVGLVIEAVMVGTLNSVALLILGIDYAILLGIIGAMLNVIPYIGGLVAVALPMMIALATKSTAWYALYVLISYYFIQLIDNNYIVPKIVASKVKINALFSIIVVLAGNALWGIPGMFLSLPLLAIIKLIFDHIEPLKPWGFLLGDTMPHLLKIKPIRLRRFKNKATCKGLK is encoded by the coding sequence GTGATAATTAAAGAAATAAAATTACCATTTTACGCAAAGGCAATTTTTCTTTTCATCGGCTTATTTGCCTTGTTAACGGTGTTGTATATCGCCCGGGGCATTATTGTTCCTCTCATTTTCGCACTCATTATTGCCATCCTACTCCATCCGGTCGTAAATTTTTTTGTACGGCTAAGAATAAACAGGGTAGTAGCTATTGTGATTACTTTAATCCTTACCTTTTTAGTCATTGCCGCGTTTGGTGGTTTTTTATTTGCGCAGGCACGCCGGTTTAGCGAATCATGGCCAATGCTGGTCGATAAATTTACCGGGATGCTCAACCAAGCCATCGCCTGGGCTTCCGGTTATTTCGATATTGACCCACAAGAAATCAATGAATGGATTACAAAAACCAAAGGTGAAATCATCAATACCAGCAGCGCTGCAATCGGGAAAACACTCATCAATGTCGGTAATGGGTTAGTGATATTGTTTTTAGTTCCCGTTTACGTCTTTATGATATTGTTTTACCAACCCCTCTTACTTGAGTTTATTCGCAGGGTTTTTGGCAAAAGTAATCAAAGTCATGTGAGCGAAATAGTTACCCAGACCAAAACGGTTATTCAACGCTATCTGGTAGGACTGGTTATCGAAGCTGTCATGGTGGGAACACTCAATTCCGTTGCTCTTTTGATACTTGGAATCGATTACGCTATCCTGCTCGGGATTATTGGTGCAATGCTCAACGTCATTCCATACATCGGAGGACTGGTGGCAGTAGCATTGCCCATGATGATTGCCTTGGCCACCAAATCGACAGCCTGGTACGCCCTTTACGTTCTGATAAGCTATTATTTCATCCAACTAATAGACAATAACTACATCGTTCCCAAAATAGTTGCCTCAAAAGTAAAAATCAATGCGCTTTTCTCTATAATAGTGGTACTTGCCGGGAATGCGTTATGGGGCATACCCGGTATGTTTCTTTCCTTGCCGCTCCTTGCCATTATAAAACTCATTTTCGACCATATCGAACCCTTAAAACCCTGGGGATTTTTATTAGGCGACACCATGCCCCATTTATTAAAAATTAAACCGATCCGCCTGAGACGGTTTAAAAATAAAGCTACATGTAAGGGATTAAAATAG
- a CDS encoding DUF5670 family protein, which yields MARLLLIIGLILIVLWLLGFLAFHISTPVLHALIVIGIILIILDLLNSRRNWW from the coding sequence ATGGCAAGATTGTTATTGATCATTGGGCTAATACTTATTGTCCTTTGGTTGCTTGGATTTTTAGCGTTTCATATATCCACACCAGTTCTTCATGCGCTAATTGTTATTGGTATTATTCTGATCATCCTCGATCTTCTTAACAGTCGCCGAAATTGGTGGTAA
- a CDS encoding universal stress protein, producing the protein MKTNKMTKVLIALDYDPTAQKVAELGFSLAKTMGAEVILLHVISDPVYYSSAEYSPIMGFNGFMETGPLQLNSVDALKRASLHFLDKSRHHLGDKSIQTLVEEGDLAESILKTAKDLHVDVIVMGSHSRKWLEKIVMGSVTEKVLSHTSIPLFIIPTKRHN; encoded by the coding sequence ATGAAAACAAATAAAATGACAAAAGTATTGATTGCGCTGGATTATGATCCAACCGCACAAAAAGTAGCAGAACTAGGGTTTTCATTAGCTAAAACTATGGGGGCTGAAGTTATATTGCTACATGTAATATCAGATCCGGTGTATTATTCCTCAGCAGAATATTCTCCGATAATGGGATTTAATGGTTTCATGGAAACAGGTCCATTGCAATTGAATAGTGTTGATGCTTTGAAAAGGGCATCCTTACATTTTCTTGACAAATCGAGACACCACCTTGGTGATAAATCCATTCAAACTTTAGTAGAAGAAGGTGATTTGGCTGAATCCATATTAAAGACTGCAAAAGACTTGCATGTAGATGTTATTGTCATGGGCTCTCACAGCAGGAAATGGTTAGAAAAAATAGTCATGGGAAGTGTAACGGAAAAAGTTTTAAGTCACACTTCTATACCGCTTTTCATCATTCCAACTAAAAGACACAACTAA